The following are encoded in a window of Arthrobacter sp. OAP107 genomic DNA:
- a CDS encoding helix-turn-helix domain-containing protein yields MRSDTQRNRRQLVKAAGQLFAARRGPINMSDIAKHAEISTATAYRHFASVEEVLAEYRFGVGEKLRDFSLKQESTGLELLEAVSRKWVDLVTRHGGAMLYTRSGEGYLARLRKGAYYLTVQADALERPLREACDELGLEPLGDEAMFLWNILFDPREILDLIQTVGLTKDQATVRLIAALKGAMAGWNEDRSRGEGSAALAGAEAAPAADPGQAAS; encoded by the coding sequence ATGCGTAGTGACACACAGCGCAACCGCCGACAGCTCGTTAAGGCTGCCGGCCAGCTGTTCGCAGCCCGGCGCGGTCCGATCAACATGTCGGACATCGCCAAGCACGCCGAAATCTCCACGGCGACCGCATACCGGCACTTTGCCTCGGTTGAGGAAGTTTTGGCCGAGTACCGCTTTGGCGTTGGCGAAAAGCTCCGCGACTTCAGCCTCAAGCAGGAATCGACCGGGCTCGAACTTCTCGAAGCTGTCAGCCGCAAGTGGGTGGACCTCGTCACCCGTCATGGCGGCGCAATGCTCTACACCCGTTCAGGCGAGGGATACCTGGCCCGCCTGCGCAAAGGCGCCTACTACCTCACCGTCCAGGCCGACGCACTGGAGCGGCCGTTGCGGGAGGCATGCGACGAGCTCGGCCTCGAACCGCTCGGCGACGAGGCCATGTTCCTGTGGAACATCCTCTTCGACCCCCGCGAAATACTTGACCTGATCCAGACTGTGGGTCTGACCAAGGACCAGGCCACCGTCCGGCTCATCGCCGCGCTCAAGGGCGCCATGGCCGGGTGGAACGAGGACCGGTCGCGCGGGGAAGGCTCGGCGGCTCTTGCCGGTGCGGAGGCCGCGCCTGCCGCCGATCCGGGCCAGGCCGCCAGTTAG
- a CDS encoding L-idonate 5-dehydrogenase → MPGGAREAGAAPEQHSAALVVHGVEDLRLDPIKPAEPRSEEAVIRIAYGGICGSDLHYWLHGAAGESVLREPLVLGHEVVGTVTQAAADGSGPAVGTRVAVHPATPGGTGARYPQDRPNLSPGCTYLGSAARYPHTQGAFSQYAALPTRMFRPLPEGLTLRAAALAEPASVAWHAVARAGDVRGKRALVIGSGPIGCLAVAVLKRAGASEIIAVDVHEEPLQRARLVGATGTILASDADAIAAVEADVTVESSGNHRGLDSAIRGTMRGGKVVMVGLLPSGAQPVAISLAITRELDLLGSFRFNAEMDEVLGALADGSLFVDPVITHEYPFGEALEAFNTAKDARRSGKVLISFTPGTPTSGPSTPDTATGAI, encoded by the coding sequence ATGCCCGGCGGAGCCCGAGAAGCAGGCGCAGCCCCGGAGCAACACAGCGCAGCGCTGGTGGTTCACGGCGTGGAGGACCTGCGCCTGGATCCAATCAAGCCCGCGGAGCCGCGAAGCGAGGAGGCCGTGATCCGGATCGCCTACGGCGGCATTTGTGGTTCCGACCTTCACTACTGGCTCCACGGCGCCGCCGGCGAATCCGTCCTTCGCGAACCGCTCGTCCTCGGACATGAGGTCGTGGGCACCGTAACGCAGGCGGCGGCGGACGGCTCCGGCCCGGCCGTGGGTACCCGGGTGGCGGTCCACCCTGCGACACCGGGCGGCACCGGTGCCCGCTATCCGCAGGACCGACCCAACCTGTCCCCGGGATGCACCTATCTCGGCAGCGCGGCCCGGTATCCGCACACGCAGGGTGCCTTCAGCCAGTATGCCGCCCTGCCCACGCGGATGTTCCGGCCCCTGCCCGAAGGGCTCACGCTGCGTGCGGCCGCGTTGGCAGAGCCGGCCAGCGTCGCCTGGCACGCCGTGGCCCGTGCCGGGGACGTCCGCGGCAAACGCGCACTGGTGATCGGCAGCGGTCCGATCGGATGCCTGGCCGTCGCCGTACTCAAGCGTGCGGGCGCGTCGGAGATTATCGCCGTCGACGTCCATGAGGAACCGCTACAGCGCGCGCGCCTGGTGGGTGCCACCGGCACCATCCTGGCATCCGACGCCGATGCTATCGCCGCCGTTGAGGCCGATGTCACCGTGGAGTCGTCCGGGAACCACCGCGGGCTGGATTCGGCCATCCGGGGAACGATGCGCGGCGGCAAGGTGGTGATGGTGGGACTGCTTCCCAGCGGCGCGCAGCCGGTGGCCATCTCGCTCGCCATCACCCGCGAACTGGACCTCCTCGGCTCCTTCCGCTTCAACGCCGAAATGGATGAGGTCCTCGGTGCACTCGCCGACGGAAGCCTGTTCGTGGATCCGGTGATCACCCACGAGTACCCGTTCGGCGAGGCGCTCGAGGCCTTCAACACCGCCAAGGACGCACGCCGCTCCGGCAAGGTCCTGATCTCCTTCACCCCCGGCACCCCCACCTCTGGCCCGTCCACACCCGACACAGCCACAGGAGCAATCTGA
- a CDS encoding SDR family NAD(P)-dependent oxidoreductase, producing MGLLEGKVAIITGAGTGMGRSTAAQLAAEGASVVLVGRRGEVLDEVAAAITAEGGKAVTRAADICSKNDVDALVEWVGETLGPVDILVNNAGSASKVLNVRWISQEEWNDVLDVNLNAVYLLTQAVLPGMLARKTGTIITVSSLAAVNPNLLGGAAYGAAKAAVRNFMTYLHNTFRNEGLRAVTILPGETATPILDNRARPPRQEERETMVQPDDVARAIHLVATLPQRTVVQELVIAPTVQRDTSGDIEISRWTGAPAEEVPQP from the coding sequence TTGGGACTTCTTGAAGGCAAAGTTGCCATCATCACCGGTGCAGGCACCGGTATGGGGCGTTCCACCGCTGCCCAACTCGCCGCCGAAGGCGCCAGCGTCGTGCTGGTGGGCCGCCGCGGCGAGGTGCTGGATGAAGTAGCCGCAGCCATTACCGCCGAAGGGGGCAAAGCGGTCACCCGGGCCGCGGACATCTGTTCAAAGAACGACGTCGACGCCCTGGTCGAGTGGGTCGGCGAGACCCTGGGACCGGTGGACATCCTGGTGAACAACGCCGGCAGCGCCAGCAAGGTGCTCAATGTCCGCTGGATCAGCCAGGAGGAATGGAACGACGTCCTGGACGTCAACCTCAACGCCGTCTACCTCCTCACCCAGGCGGTGCTGCCGGGCATGCTGGCCCGCAAGACCGGCACCATCATCACTGTCTCCTCCCTGGCTGCCGTCAATCCGAACCTGCTCGGCGGCGCCGCCTACGGTGCGGCGAAGGCCGCGGTCCGGAACTTCATGACCTACCTTCACAACACCTTCCGGAACGAAGGCCTGCGCGCCGTCACCATCCTGCCCGGCGAAACCGCAACCCCCATCCTGGACAACAGGGCACGCCCGCCCCGGCAGGAGGAACGCGAAACCATGGTCCAGCCAGACGACGTGGCCCGGGCCATCCACCTGGTGGCCACGCTGCCGCAGCGGACTGTGGTCCAGGAGCTCGTGATCGCGCCCACCGTGCAGCGTGACACCTCCGGGGACATCGAAATCAGCCGGTGGACCGGCGCCCCGGCAGAGGAAGTCCCCCAGCCATGA
- a CDS encoding carboxyltransferase domain-containing protein — protein sequence MSIQPAPGPPTHQPFEIEATPFGDSALMLKALAATAEERQAGSRRLRELVFGLQPHGLLDVVAGVDSVLVEFDCLAVSHAQLAQTIRLAAAGSGPAGGPAAAGAGRAAELFVIPVVVSEAFSPDLPDVAAELGISPKAVLDILETCELSINLLASAMAPMMGTLPFPGQVSRCREPRTNVDPGSVMVAGASAIIQPFPGPSGWKVIGRTPLTVCDIREDPATSYTPGDRVRFRVIPESEWESLEGQFLRPATASSASAAPATSTSGGTTDADR from the coding sequence ATGAGCATCCAGCCAGCGCCAGGACCGCCGACGCACCAGCCCTTCGAGATCGAAGCGACGCCCTTCGGTGACTCGGCCCTGATGCTGAAGGCGCTGGCTGCCACCGCAGAGGAGCGCCAGGCCGGAAGCCGCCGGCTCCGCGAACTGGTGTTCGGCCTCCAGCCGCACGGGCTCCTCGATGTGGTGGCCGGCGTGGACTCGGTGCTGGTGGAGTTCGACTGCCTTGCCGTCAGCCACGCCCAACTCGCCCAGACCATCCGGCTGGCCGCGGCGGGTTCCGGGCCGGCTGGTGGTCCCGCTGCTGCCGGTGCCGGGCGCGCGGCCGAGCTGTTCGTGATCCCGGTGGTGGTCAGCGAGGCCTTCTCCCCCGACCTTCCCGACGTCGCGGCGGAGCTCGGCATCAGCCCCAAGGCTGTGCTGGACATCCTGGAGACCTGCGAATTGAGCATCAACCTGCTGGCGTCCGCGATGGCACCCATGATGGGCACCCTCCCGTTCCCCGGCCAGGTCAGCCGCTGCCGGGAACCCCGCACCAATGTGGACCCCGGCTCGGTGATGGTGGCCGGCGCCAGCGCCATCATCCAGCCCTTTCCCGGCCCCAGCGGCTGGAAGGTCATTGGCCGCACGCCGCTGACCGTGTGCGACATCCGGGAGGACCCCGCCACGTCCTACACCCCGGGCGACCGGGTGCGTTTCCGGGTCATCCCAGAGAGCGAATGGGAGTCGTTGGAAGGCCAGTTCCTCCGGCCGGCCACCGCGTCTTCCGCGTCGGCCGCGCCGGCAACCTCAACTTCCGGAGGGACCACCGATGCGGACCGCTGA
- a CDS encoding pyridoxal phosphate-dependent aminotransferase, giving the protein MTLEPATTLANSFQPSEAVLRVQRTSLRVQQPQSKGDLVSLAMGEPDFDTPAQVRAAAAKALEEGHTHYSPLLGEPVLREELAARIGRLLGEVASSGDVLITQGGTAGLSAAILGIVNPGDKVVIPDPTYSLYADLVSMAGGTVAPVPLAEDLHWDLEALATAMEGAKLFVFCNPSNPTGIVHTRRELEALADMVAGTDTLVLSDEAYSDLVYTPEPFVSALEIEGLRGRTIYCQTFSKSYAMTGWRVGYLWGPPSVIASAARVHNTFNGSMNTAVQLAALTALKTCGPDIERMHASYALRRELMATGLGSIPGLTVSSPEGAFYLFPKYDVDLPAAQMVAHLRDFGVAVRPGSEFGRNGEFHLRLSYAASAEAITAGVERLAAGLAALR; this is encoded by the coding sequence ATGACCCTAGAACCAGCCACCACCCTCGCCAACAGCTTTCAGCCCTCGGAGGCCGTGCTGCGCGTGCAGCGCACCTCCCTTAGGGTCCAGCAGCCCCAGTCCAAGGGTGACCTCGTGTCCCTGGCCATGGGCGAGCCCGACTTCGACACCCCCGCCCAGGTCCGCGCCGCGGCGGCCAAGGCCCTGGAGGAGGGCCACACCCACTACTCGCCGTTGCTTGGCGAGCCGGTGCTTCGCGAGGAGCTGGCTGCCCGTATCGGCCGGCTCCTCGGCGAAGTGGCCAGCTCGGGCGACGTGCTGATTACCCAGGGCGGCACCGCCGGCCTCTCGGCCGCGATCCTCGGAATCGTCAATCCGGGAGACAAGGTGGTCATCCCGGACCCCACCTACTCGCTGTACGCGGACCTCGTGAGCATGGCCGGAGGCACGGTGGCGCCGGTACCGCTGGCGGAGGATCTGCACTGGGACCTCGAGGCACTGGCCACGGCGATGGAAGGCGCCAAGCTGTTCGTCTTCTGCAACCCTTCCAACCCCACGGGCATCGTCCACACCCGCCGTGAGCTCGAGGCCCTGGCGGACATGGTGGCCGGAACCGACACCCTGGTGCTGTCCGATGAGGCCTACAGCGACCTCGTCTACACCCCCGAGCCCTTCGTCTCCGCTTTGGAAATCGAAGGCCTCCGCGGCCGGACCATCTACTGCCAGACCTTCTCCAAGAGCTACGCCATGACCGGCTGGCGCGTCGGATACCTGTGGGGTCCGCCGTCGGTCATCGCCTCCGCGGCCCGGGTCCACAACACCTTCAACGGCTCCATGAACACCGCCGTCCAGCTGGCCGCGCTGACCGCTCTGAAGACCTGCGGACCGGACATCGAGCGCATGCACGCCTCCTACGCCCTGCGCCGAGAGCTCATGGCCACGGGCCTGGGCAGCATTCCCGGGCTCACCGTCAGCTCCCCCGAAGGCGCCTTTTACCTCTTCCCCAAGTACGACGTCGACCTGCCGGCGGCTCAGATGGTGGCGCACCTGCGCGACTTCGGCGTGGCGGTCCGGCCCGGCAGCGAATTCGGCCGGAACGGTGAGTTCCACCTCCGCCTCTCCTATGCGGCCAGCGCCGAAGCCATCACCGCCGGCGTCGAACGCCTGGCCGCCGGCCTGGCAGCACTGCGGTAG
- a CDS encoding helix-turn-helix domain-containing protein gives MQLTDPASGLRTDTQRSRSLLISAAGTLFGAGTAASMADVAACAGISTATAYRHFASVDEVLAAYRFEVGRELLEFSLAQETRGQELLESVCRKWIELVVQHGGSMIHTRSAEGYLARVRQGAYYLTVQSEALRRPLDEVTRELGTPQQDETALFLWNVFFDPREIFDLIHSMDLTPEQASGRLVRTFTAALRGWMPAQDLS, from the coding sequence ATGCAGCTGACAGACCCGGCATCAGGCCTCCGCACGGACACCCAGCGCAGCAGGTCCCTCCTGATCAGCGCCGCGGGGACACTGTTCGGGGCGGGGACAGCGGCGTCGATGGCCGACGTTGCTGCCTGCGCGGGCATTTCCACCGCCACCGCCTACCGGCACTTTGCCTCGGTTGACGAGGTGCTCGCGGCCTACCGCTTTGAGGTGGGCCGCGAGCTGCTGGAGTTCAGCCTGGCGCAGGAGACGCGCGGCCAGGAGCTGCTGGAGTCGGTCTGCCGAAAATGGATCGAGCTGGTGGTCCAGCACGGCGGCTCGATGATCCACACGCGCTCGGCCGAGGGCTATCTTGCACGCGTGCGCCAGGGTGCCTACTACCTGACGGTGCAGTCGGAGGCGCTGCGGCGTCCCCTCGACGAGGTCACCCGGGAGCTGGGCACCCCCCAGCAGGACGAGACTGCCCTGTTCCTGTGGAACGTCTTCTTCGACCCCCGCGAAATCTTCGACCTCATCCACAGCATGGACCTGACCCCCGAACAGGCCTCCGGCCGCCTGGTGCGGACCTTCACCGCCGCACTGCGCGGATGGATGCCGGCCCAGGACCTAAGCTAG
- a CDS encoding biotin-dependent carboxyltransferase family protein translates to MRTAELTVGLKIREAGWLSTFQDLGRERSEYMGVPCGGAADQHSASVANILVGNLRTATSIEIMGGRFSFIPDSPVLIAVTGAPADVTVNGEAAAMWEPVCIPAGVRVVIANARGGMRNYLAFSGALETSLFMGSAAPEARMGFPQQIGVGQDLQLHTSYAGFEHPYLSQPLFRLPVPVTAFSPGTWHIDIVEGPETDAAPGIRELLSSRAYTVTAKSNHVGLRLDGPVVHPEGLGEIVSHGVPIGAFEIPHGDELIILGRYRTLTAGYPIVAFATKASLPLLGQARPGQKMTFNWVSSSQAVDQYREEQRLLAVLEERVASLFTAVRLPHASALAPNPAAA, encoded by the coding sequence ATGCGGACCGCTGAACTGACTGTAGGACTGAAGATCCGTGAAGCCGGCTGGCTTTCCACCTTCCAGGACCTCGGACGGGAGCGCTCAGAGTACATGGGCGTTCCGTGCGGCGGCGCAGCCGACCAGCATTCTGCCTCGGTCGCCAACATCCTGGTGGGCAACCTCCGCACGGCCACGAGCATCGAGATCATGGGCGGCCGGTTCAGCTTCATTCCTGATTCTCCGGTGCTGATCGCCGTCACTGGAGCCCCCGCGGATGTGACGGTCAACGGCGAGGCCGCCGCCATGTGGGAGCCGGTCTGCATCCCGGCAGGCGTACGCGTGGTCATCGCCAACGCGCGGGGCGGTATGCGCAACTACCTCGCGTTCAGCGGCGCCCTCGAGACCAGCCTGTTCATGGGCAGCGCCGCACCGGAGGCGCGCATGGGCTTCCCGCAGCAGATCGGCGTCGGACAGGACCTTCAGCTGCACACCAGCTACGCCGGATTCGAACACCCCTACCTCTCCCAGCCCCTCTTCCGGCTGCCGGTGCCAGTCACGGCCTTCAGCCCGGGCACCTGGCACATCGACATCGTCGAGGGCCCGGAAACCGACGCCGCACCCGGCATCCGTGAGCTGCTGTCCTCGCGCGCCTACACCGTGACCGCGAAGTCCAACCACGTGGGCCTGCGCCTTGACGGCCCGGTGGTCCACCCCGAGGGCCTCGGCGAAATCGTGTCCCACGGCGTTCCGATCGGCGCCTTCGAGATCCCGCACGGTGACGAACTCATCATCCTCGGCCGCTACCGGACCCTGACCGCCGGCTACCCCATCGTCGCCTTCGCCACCAAGGCATCCCTGCCCCTGCTCGGCCAGGCCCGCCCCGGCCAGAAGATGACTTTCAACTGGGTCAGCAGCAGCCAGGCAGTGGACCAATACCGCGAGGAGCAGCGGCTGCTCGCCGTGCTCGAGGAACGCGTCGCCAGCCTGTTCACCGCGGTCCGGCTGCCGCACGCCTCCGCACTGGCTCCCAATCCGGCGGCGGCCTGA
- a CDS encoding 5-oxoprolinase subunit PxpA — protein sequence MSINSVAVVADLGESYGNYTIGDDDALLGLVTASNIACGFHAGDPRVMDATVKSCVERGIELGAHPGYPDLVGFGRRLIEASEEEIRTDVLYQIGALDAFARIHGGKISHVAPHGRMGSIAQTDAKHARAITDAIKAYDPSCIVICQNGLLADESRKRGLEVGYVFLADRGYGEDGMPVSRNTEGALLHDPEEIGRRVVQVVTEGTVRAVTGKVVPLGHDADVVLLHGDHPQVLENGTALRAALDKAGIRATGLQDVLAEKARRTAA from the coding sequence TTGAGCATCAATTCAGTCGCCGTCGTTGCAGACCTCGGCGAAAGCTACGGCAACTACACCATCGGCGACGACGACGCCCTCCTGGGCCTGGTCACCGCCTCGAACATCGCGTGCGGCTTCCATGCCGGCGACCCGCGAGTCATGGACGCCACGGTGAAGTCCTGTGTCGAGCGCGGCATCGAACTGGGCGCACACCCCGGCTATCCGGACCTGGTGGGCTTCGGCCGCCGCCTGATTGAGGCCAGCGAAGAGGAAATCCGCACGGACGTTCTCTACCAGATCGGCGCGCTGGACGCCTTCGCCCGCATCCATGGCGGCAAGATCAGCCACGTGGCCCCGCATGGCCGGATGGGCAGCATCGCCCAGACGGACGCCAAGCACGCGCGCGCCATCACTGACGCCATCAAGGCGTATGACCCCTCCTGTATCGTGATCTGCCAGAACGGGCTGCTGGCCGACGAATCCCGCAAGCGCGGACTCGAGGTGGGCTACGTCTTCCTCGCAGACCGCGGTTACGGCGAGGACGGCATGCCCGTCTCCCGCAACACCGAGGGCGCGCTCCTGCATGACCCCGAGGAGATCGGCCGCCGCGTGGTCCAGGTGGTCACCGAAGGCACCGTCCGCGCCGTCACCGGCAAGGTGGTCCCGCTCGGGCACGACGCAGACGTGGTCCTTCTCCACGGCGACCACCCGCAGGTCCTGGAGAACGGCACCGCACTCCGTGCCGCCCTGGACAAGGCCGGCATCAGGGCCACCGGCCTGCAGGACGTCCTGGCCGAGAAGGCCCGCCGGACTGCCGCCTGA
- a CDS encoding MFS transporter, with product MTNSSTDSVDLNTAQVQVVTADGKMVRKATFAGTMGSFVEWYDYGIYGLLTTYLAVNIMGSKDVGSLLLTNVGFLVSFLARPFGSVICGYLGDKLGRKNLLAVLLLLISGATAAIGLIPSSSVIGWAAPALLILFRILQGFSAGGEVAGAMAFVGEYAHNRHRNYSMSFIAVGSFCALLFGSALSAALITTLGEATMGAWAWRVPFLVALPLGYIGYYIRSKMEDTPHFDALRKRNEVERNPLRAALTSKRHLKAIALTIFLPAVNGPGYYLLFAYMPTYLKTQLGTGNNFSMVQALTVTAFSLVAIIISIPLMARLSDRIGRKPVLAVSAVLMAVVSYPMFAMITTGNMVLACIATVVMAIAFSGHAAVVHTVLTEMFPTTVRYSAYSIGFSISTIIFGGSAPLVMTEVIKATGNSMVPAYASVGTAIITLVSVFFLKETKGQPLQTH from the coding sequence ATGACTAATTCATCGACGGATTCAGTGGACCTCAACACCGCTCAAGTACAGGTCGTCACGGCCGACGGCAAGATGGTGCGGAAGGCAACCTTCGCCGGCACCATGGGCTCCTTCGTGGAGTGGTACGACTACGGCATTTACGGCCTCCTGACCACCTACCTGGCGGTCAACATCATGGGCTCGAAGGACGTGGGCTCCCTGCTGCTGACCAACGTCGGCTTCCTGGTGAGCTTCCTGGCCCGCCCGTTCGGCAGCGTGATCTGCGGCTACCTCGGGGACAAGCTGGGGCGCAAGAACCTGCTCGCGGTGCTCCTGCTCCTCATCTCGGGCGCCACGGCGGCGATCGGCCTCATCCCGTCGTCGTCCGTCATCGGATGGGCCGCGCCGGCGCTGCTGATCCTGTTCCGCATCCTGCAGGGCTTCTCGGCCGGCGGTGAAGTGGCCGGCGCCATGGCCTTTGTTGGGGAGTACGCGCACAACCGGCACCGGAACTACAGTATGAGCTTCATCGCCGTCGGATCCTTCTGCGCCCTCCTGTTCGGGAGCGCCCTGTCCGCCGCCCTCATCACCACCCTCGGCGAAGCCACCATGGGGGCCTGGGCCTGGCGCGTGCCGTTCCTGGTCGCCCTGCCCCTCGGCTACATCGGCTATTACATCCGTTCCAAGATGGAGGACACCCCGCACTTCGACGCCCTCCGCAAGCGCAACGAGGTTGAGCGCAACCCGCTGCGGGCAGCGCTGACATCCAAGCGCCACCTGAAGGCCATCGCGCTGACCATCTTCCTCCCGGCCGTCAACGGCCCCGGCTACTACCTGCTCTTCGCCTACATGCCCACCTACCTCAAGACGCAGCTGGGCACCGGCAACAACTTCTCCATGGTCCAGGCCCTGACCGTCACCGCCTTCAGCCTGGTGGCCATCATCATCTCCATCCCGCTCATGGCCCGCCTCTCCGACCGCATCGGCCGCAAGCCCGTGCTCGCAGTCTCCGCAGTCCTGATGGCCGTGGTGTCCTACCCGATGTTCGCGATGATTACCACCGGCAACATGGTCCTGGCCTGCATCGCCACCGTGGTCATGGCCATCGCCTTCTCCGGCCACGCCGCCGTCGTCCACACCGTCCTGACCGAGATGTTCCCCACCACCGTCCGCTACAGCGCCTACAGCATCGGGTTCAGCATCAGCACCATCATCTTCGGCGGCAGCGCCCCGCTGGTCATGACCGAGGTCATCAAGGCCACCGGCAACAGCATGGTCCCCGCCTATGCCTCCGTCGGCACCGCGATCATCACCCTGGTATCCGTGTTCTTCCTGAAGGAAACCAAGGGCCAGCCGCTGCAGACCCACTAA
- a CDS encoding RraA family protein, giving the protein MATTLELTVRTAQWTRPSRDLVKAFEKFPVANIGDAMERLGLVDGNINPIWAGAHCVGSALTVLGAAGDNAAVIEALNYIEPGDVVVINGFGHEHRALVGEQLSQRFEAAGATGAVIDGYIRDRATITEIRFPVFARGTTPAGPFKNGPGVIGEPVAIGGIVCSPGDIVAADDDGVVIIPQARAAEILERVIEVAAHEAEMTAEITREYS; this is encoded by the coding sequence ATGGCAACAACGCTCGAACTCACTGTCCGCACCGCACAGTGGACCCGCCCGTCCCGGGACCTCGTCAAGGCATTCGAGAAGTTCCCGGTGGCCAACATCGGCGACGCAATGGAGCGGCTGGGCCTGGTTGACGGCAACATCAACCCCATCTGGGCCGGCGCGCACTGCGTCGGCTCGGCACTCACGGTCCTCGGCGCAGCCGGGGACAACGCGGCTGTCATCGAGGCACTGAACTACATCGAGCCGGGCGACGTCGTCGTCATCAACGGCTTCGGGCACGAGCACCGCGCACTGGTGGGCGAACAGCTGTCCCAGCGTTTCGAGGCCGCCGGAGCCACCGGCGCCGTCATCGACGGCTACATCCGCGATCGCGCCACCATCACGGAGATCAGGTTCCCGGTCTTCGCCCGCGGCACCACCCCTGCAGGCCCGTTCAAGAACGGCCCCGGTGTGATCGGCGAACCGGTCGCCATCGGCGGCATCGTCTGCTCCCCCGGTGACATCGTCGCCGCCGACGACGACGGAGTCGTCATCATCCCCCAGGCCCGCGCGGCGGAAATCCTGGAACGCGTTATCGAAGTCGCCGCGCACGAGGCCGAAATGACGGCCGAGATCACGCGCGAATACAGCTAA
- a CDS encoding 2-hydroxyacid dehydrogenase, whose product MPPIRTVSFPDRDLLGRLEPLPGELRGAVWDLRSNPEGVALDEIDAVILPYIDASAVLGSLAKAGNLQLVQTQSTGYDGVPEAAGASAAVATAAGVHAAATAELAVGLILAKLRGIDAAVRDQQAGSWRPQRRPSLADRRVLLVGVGGIGREIAKRLEPFEVELNRVGSSARTDEQGQVHAAADLVSLAATHDVLVAVTPLNEATHKLVNAEVLAALPDGALVVNVGRGQVVDTEALTAEVLAGRLHCALDVVDPEPLPSDHPLWASENALITPHIGGNASAFEPRIVKLLAKQLEALASGNRPANLVQDGPFAAG is encoded by the coding sequence ATGCCGCCAATCCGTACCGTCAGCTTTCCCGACCGGGATCTCCTCGGACGCCTGGAGCCGCTTCCGGGCGAGCTTCGGGGCGCCGTCTGGGATCTGCGCTCGAATCCGGAGGGCGTCGCCCTGGATGAAATCGACGCGGTGATCCTGCCGTACATTGACGCCTCTGCAGTCCTGGGTTCACTCGCCAAAGCGGGCAACCTTCAGCTGGTCCAGACGCAGTCCACAGGGTACGACGGCGTGCCGGAGGCGGCAGGTGCGTCGGCCGCCGTCGCCACTGCGGCGGGTGTGCACGCTGCCGCGACGGCGGAGCTCGCCGTCGGACTTATCCTCGCCAAGCTCCGCGGCATCGACGCGGCGGTCCGTGACCAGCAGGCGGGCAGCTGGCGTCCCCAGCGCCGGCCGTCACTGGCGGACCGGCGGGTGCTGTTGGTCGGCGTCGGCGGGATCGGGCGCGAGATCGCCAAGCGCCTGGAGCCATTCGAGGTGGAGCTGAACCGGGTGGGCAGCAGTGCCCGCACGGACGAGCAAGGCCAGGTCCATGCGGCCGCCGACCTCGTTTCGCTGGCAGCCACGCATGACGTCCTGGTGGCGGTAACCCCGTTGAACGAGGCTACGCACAAGCTGGTCAATGCCGAGGTCCTGGCCGCGTTGCCGGACGGCGCACTGGTGGTGAACGTCGGTCGGGGCCAGGTTGTGGACACTGAGGCGCTGACCGCGGAAGTGCTCGCGGGCCGGCTGCACTGCGCCCTCGACGTTGTCGACCCCGAGCCGCTGCCGAGCGACCACCCGCTGTGGGCGTCCGAGAACGCGCTGATTACGCCCCACATTGGCGGCAATGCATCGGCATTCGAACCGCGGATCGTAAAGCTCCTGGCCAAGCAGCTCGAGGCGCTGGCTTCCGGAAACCGGCCGGCCAACCTTGTGCAGGACGGCCCCTTCGCCGCCGGTTGA